A genome region from Nicotiana tabacum cultivar K326 chromosome 13, ASM71507v2, whole genome shotgun sequence includes the following:
- the LOC107804961 gene encoding telomere repeat-binding protein 4, with product MVSKKKLDFGFNGFQVPFIPKAPRSVRRRGSCKKFDDDQICAFELLAAVAGKLLQESESSTSSNAAEGKYELSDCRDGIKCEQVEEDKAVKSECLDQGSCVESAYIPEPAVREQNLKHDLDKPYYAENNSILEHTSTVIGSDSDMTLENCKEVNVADGNFPAKVEDFDNKITQKHLDDDSKQIDDLTVTNTCSVKGPIEKHVNNNALFNSESSVQLSLYRDLVPRASFVKQRNSVKLGVRDDDDNSFGCYRYSTKLRTFRTTSRIGYRRIRKMLTSRRWKVAPKLKEYERSYTNGGVESFYISRKSGRARKRCQPEVPSKRRKLSDHGFAFAYYQEASSESISNSPEKGIKRDINTSHAIPPRGTADLVTVKNHHKKDPNVKFSIKSFKVPELYIEVPETATVGSLKRTVMEAVTAILESGLRVGMVLQGKKVRDDSRTLEQAGISQNGNLDNLGFTLEPRFTQVSPSLSPNDRPASSAYVADQELTRLPPSPSSELGITNASSDPSETTLDKHHENNHPAELFPTNSVDPSTDIAIPDSRALVIVPPVNPEALAMIPVNQKSKRSELSQRRIRRPFSVAEVEALVEAVEHLGTGRWRDVKMRAFDNADHRTYVDLKDKWKTLVHTASIAPQQRRGEPVPQDLLDRVLAAHAYWSQQQGKQHVEPLKILDAKAQKVGA from the exons ATGGTGTCTAAGAAGAAGCTAGATTTTGGTTTCAATGGCTTTCAAGTTCCATTTATACCTAAAGCTCCTAGATCAGTTAGA AGGAGAGGTTCCTGTAAAAAATTTGATGATGATCAAATTTGTGCGTTTGAATTATTAGCGGCTGTTGCTGGGAAGCTTTTACAGGAGAGCGAAAGCTCTACTTCCAGTAATGCAGCAGAAGGAAAATACGAGCTTTCTGATTGCAGGGATGGTATTAAATGTGAACAAGTGGAAGAAGATAAAGCTGTGAAATCAGAGTGCCTCGACCAGGGGAGTTGTGTAGAAAGCGCTTATATACCAGAACCTGCAGTCCGAGAGCAGAATCTGAAACATGATCTCGATAAACCTTATTATGCAGAAAATAATTCCATCTTGGAGCATACTTCTACTGTTATAGGTTCTGACTCTGACATGACATTGGAAAACTGCAAGGAGGTCAATGTAGCTGACGGAAATTTCCCCGCCAAAGTTGAAGACTTTGATAATAAAATCACTCAAAAACACTTAGATGATGACAGCAAACAGATTGACGACTTAACTGTGACTAACACTTGCAGTGTAAAGGGTCCAATTGAAAAACATGTTAATAACAATGCCTTGTTTAACTCAGAGAGTAGTGTACAGTTATCCTTGTATAGGGATTTGGTTCCTAGAGCTTCTTTTGTAAAGCAAAGGAACAGTGTAAAGTTAGGTGTTAGAGATGATGACGACAACTCTTTTGGCTGCTATAGATATAGCACTAAGTTAAGGACCTTTAGGACGACATCACGAATTGGATACAGAAGAATAAGGAAGATGCTGACATCTCGACGCTGGAAAGTGGCTCCTAAGTTGAAGGAATATGAGCGTTCTTACACGA ACGGTGGAGTGGAATCCTTTTACATCAGCAGGAAAAGCGGACGTGCACGCAAGAGATGCCAACCTGAAGTTCCTTCCAAGAGAAGGAAATTGAGTGACCATGGCTTTGCTTTTGCATATTACCAGGAGGCCAGTAGTGAAAGCATTTCAAATTCACCTGAAAAGGGAATCAAGCGAGACATTAATACCTCTCATGCCATCCCACCAAGAG GGACTGCAGATTTAGTCACAGTTAAAAATCATCACAAGAAGGATCCGAATG TAAAATTTAGCATTAAGTCCTTCAAGGTGCCAGAGCTTTACATAGAGGTTCCTGAAACTGCAACTGTTGGCTCATTGAAG AGAACAGTGATGGAGGCAGTTACAGCTATACTCGAAAGTGGATTAAGGGTGGGGATGGTTCTCCAGGGAAAGAAGGTCAGAGATGACAGTAGAACTCTAGAACAAGCTGGTATTTCCCAGAACGGAAACCTCGATAATTTGGGTTTCACTTTGGAGCCTAGATTCACCCAAGTTTCTCCATCGTTATCTCCTAATGATCGTCCTGCTTCATCAGCATATGTTGCAGATCAGGAACTAACTAG ACTGCCACCCAGTCCTAGCTCGGAATTGGGGATTACCAATGCTTCATCAGATCCTTCAGAGACTACGTTGGACAAGCACCACGAGAATAACCATCCAGCAGAGCTATTTCCTACAAATTCTGTTGATCCATCAACTGATATAGCTATTCCAGATTCTAGAGCCTTGGTCATAGTTCCTCCAGTTAACCCTGAGGCACTTGCTATGATTCCTGTGAACCAGAAAAGCAAGCGTTCTGAACTTTCACAACGTAGAATACGGAGACCATTCTCAGTTGCAGAAGTAGAGGCACTAGTTGAAGCTGTGGAGCATCTTGGAACTGGAAG GTGGCGTGATGTCAAAATGCGCGCTTTTGATAATGCTGATCACCGAACTTATGTTGACTTGAAG GATAAATGGAAGACATTAGTACATACAGCAAGCATTGCCCCGCAACAACGAAGGGGAGAGCCGGTGCCTCAGGATCTTCTGGACAGGGTCTTAGCTGCCCATGCTTACTGGTCTCAGCAACAGGGGAAACAGCACGTTGAACCTTTGAAGATTCTGGATGCTAAAGCGCAGAAAGTTGGCGCTTAA